TGTCACAAACCACCCGGCTGCTTCGTCTCGTGGATGCCATGAAATCCACCGACTCCTCGACAACGTCGCCAGCCGCCGCGCCGCGCGTGAACTACCGCCAGGTCGCGCCCGCCGCCGTCGCCGCCATGCTCGTCGTGCAACGCGCCGTGAACGAATCCGGCCTCGAGCACAGCCTCCTCGAACTCGTGAAGCTCCGCGCCTCGCAAATCAACGGCTGCGCCTACTGCCTCGACCTGCACTGGCGCGACGCGAAGAAGGCCGGTGAAACCGACGAGCGCCTCTACCTGCTCGGCACCTGGGAGGAATCTCCCGGCTACACCGAGCGCGAACGCGCCGCGTTGCGCTGGACCGAGGCCCTCACGCGCCTCTCCTCCGGCCACGTCTCCGACGCGACCTTCGCCGCCGCCCGCGCGCACTTCACCGAGCCCGAGCTCGTGCAGCTCACGCTCGCCATCGTCGTCATCAACGGCTGGAACCGCTTCAGCGTCGGCTTCAAGGTGCCGCCACGCGCCGAGTTCTGAGCCCGCCGCCGACCGATGCCCGACCATCTCGCCACCTTCACCGCCAGCCGCCGCCTGCTCTTTGATCTCGCGTATCGGATGCTCGGCCGCGTCGTGGAGGCGGAAGACGTCGTGCAAGACACCTGGCTACGCTGGCAAAAACAGGATCTCGCCGCCGTCACCTCGCCCAAAGCCTGGCTCGTCGCCACCGCCACGCGCCTCGCGATCGACCGGCTGCGCTCCGCCCGCCACACGCGCGAGGAATACTACGGCGTGTGGCTCCCCGAGCCGCTCGTCGAAAGCTCCGCCCCCTCGCCGGTCGACTCCGCCGCGCTCGCCGACTCGCTCACGATGGCCTTCATGGTCCTCCTCGAACGCCTCTCGCCCGACGAACGCGCCGTATTTCTCCTCCGCGAAGTCTTCGACCGCGACTACGCCGAGATCGCCGGCATCGTCGCAAAAACCGAGTCCGCCTGCCGCCAGATCGTCAGCCGCGCCCGCGCCAGCCTGCGCGGCGCCACGCCGCCGCCCGCCGCGCCCGACGAACGCGCCGCGCGGATCGTCCGCCAATTTTTCACCGCCGTCTCCACCGGCCAAACCGGCGAACTCCTCGCGCTGCTCCAAGCCGACGCCGTGCTCTACTCCGACGGCGGCGGCCGCGTCCGCTCCGCCGGCCGCCCGATCCGCAGCGCCGACCGCATCAGCCGGCTCTTCGCCGGCCTGCGCGCGCGCTTCCCCGACTACGCGCGCGCCGAGTTCGACTTCCGCACCATCAACGGCCGACCCGGCGCGCTCATGCTCAACGCCGGCCGCCTGCTCAACGTTTACTCGCTCGACCTCGACGGCGACCGCATCCGCACGATCTACCTCGTGCGCAACCCCGACAAACTCCGCCACCTCGTCGGATCAGCGCACGCCTGAGTTCGCGCGTTGGCGCAACGTCGCCGCCACCCCGAGCGTCACGAGCGTCCCGATCAGCGTGAACCACGGCCAGAACACCTCGCCGCCGAACGTCGCCAGCCACCACCCGCGCACCGCCGGAATGTTCGGCGGCCAATAAAGCACGTTCATCACCGCGACCGACGCCAGCATCCCGACCACCACCGCGCGCGCCCCGACGCCGCGCGCGAACAGCGCCAGCAGCAAGCCGCCCAGCAGCGCGCCGCTCGTCAGCCCGCGCAGTGAAAACGCCGCGTTCAGCACGAACTGAACCTCGCGCGTCAGCCACGCCACGCCGATCAGCACCGCCGCCCAAACCACCGTCGAGCGCTTGCTCCACGCCAGCAACGCCGCCTCGCTCAGCCGCGGCGCGAGCGGTTTCACGAAGTCCATCGTCGAGACCGACGCCAGCGCCGTCATCGCCGAGCTGATCGACGACATCGCCGCCGACAAGATCGCCACGATGAGAAAACCCTTCAGCACATGCGGCACCTCCGTGAGCATGAACACAGGGAAGATGAAGTCGTTCGCCTTGATGCCCGGCCGCGTCTCCGGCAGCGGGATCTGCATCGGATGCGACTGGTAGAAAACCCACAGCAGCGCACCCACGAGCAGGAAAATCAGAAACAGCGGAAAAATCACCACCGCGCTCAACGCGAGCGCCTTTCGCCCGTCCGCCACGGTCTTGCACGCCAACACGCGCTGCACGATCAGCTGCTCCGCACCGTGCGACGACAGCACGATCAACGTCCCGCCGAGCACGCCCATCCAGATGTTGAACGGCGCGCCGAACGAGAACGCGCCGTTGAACCACTCCAGTTTCCCGCCCGCCCGCGCCACCGCGAAAGCCGCATCCCAGCCGCCCACGAGCGTCGGGATGTAGAGCAGCGCGAACAGCCCACCCGCGAGAAAGAGCCCGAACTGCACCGCGTCCGTCCAAATCACGGCCTTCACGCCGCCGACGTAGGTGTAGAGCAGCGACAACCCCACGAAGAGCACGATCGCCCCGAGGATCGGATCCACGAGCCCGCCGAAACTGCACACCGTCTCGCCAAGCAGCAGCCGAATCGGAATGCACGCCACATACACGCGCACGCCCGCCGCCAACGTTTCGAGAAACAAAAACAACCCGCCCGCCACGCGCCGCGGCCCGACACCGAGACGTTGCTCGAGCAGTTGGTAAGGCGAATAGATTTCCCCGCTCAGATAATGCGGCACCATCACCGCCGCGAGAATTACGCGCGCGATCACGTAGCCGATGATCATCTGCAGGAACATCAGGTTCCCACCGAACGCGATTGCCGGCACGCCGATGATCGTCAGCGCACTCGTTTCCGCCGCCACGATCGACATCCCTATGCCCCACCACGGAATGCTGCGGCTGCCGAGGAAGTAGTCGCGCGTGTTCTGCTGGTCGCGGCCGAACCACAGTCCGAGCGCCACGACGCCACCGAGATAGAGCAGGATGACGGCCCAATCGCCGATGTTGAAAAAGGGGTTCATGCGGCGCGCCGATGCAGCGCCATCCGCCGCGCGCTGGCGAGCCCGTTCTCCTTGGTCAGCCGCCCCAGCTCAAATCCGCAGGAAAATTTCGCGCCGATACAGCCAGCCGCAGAACCCGATCGCGAGCCCCGCGCCGACCAGCGCCAGCACGAGTCCGCCCAAACCGGCCCACTGTGCGTCGAGCCACGCCGCGATCGGACCGCCCGCGAACCGCGCCGACAGCGCCGCGAAATCCACGACGTTGCTCACGAGATAGATCAGCAGCGAGTTCGCACCGACCCACATGAACGGCCGCGCCCACCCCTGCACGCGCCACACGTCGACCACCTGATAAAACGCCGCCAGCAACAACAGGCTCCAGCCGCCCGCCACGAGCACGAACGACGACGTCCACAGATTCTTGATCACCGGGAACTGCATGCCCCACAGCCACCCGAGCGCCACGAGCACCACGCCCGCGCCCGCGAGTCCGCCCACGCGCACCCGCGCGCTGCGCGAGGCGTCAGTGATCCACTTGCTCGCGAACAAGCCCAGCAGACACGTCGCGATCGCCGGCAACGTGCTCAGCAATCCCTCGGGATCGTGATCGCCGTTCCACTTCCGCAATGGCAGCCAGTGCGCGTCGATCCAGTTGGTCAGATTGTGTCCCTCGCGAAAATCCCCCGCGCCGAACCCCGGCACCGGCACGAACGTCAGCAACGCCCAATAGCCCACCAACAGCGCCGCGCCCACGACCGCCAGCCCACGCGGCCGCAGCCACAGATAGAGCACGCTCGTCGCGCCGTAGCAGAGCGCGATGCGTTGCAATACGCCGAGCAGTCGCGGCTCCGACGCGATGCCGCCGTAGTAGAAAAGTCCGAGGAGAAAAAGCACCACCGTCCGCCGCGCGATGCGTCGCAACGCCTCCGTGCGGCCACCCGCGGCCACGAGTTTGTCCAGCGAGAGCGGGATCGCCGCGCCGACCATGAAGACGAACAGCGGAAAAATCAGATCGTAGGCGTGAAAACCCTCCCACGCCACGTGATCCAGCTGCTCGGCCACCGCATGCAGCACCGGCCCGCCGCGCAGATGGTGCAGCGCGCCGCCGATCGCATCGGCACCGACGATCCAAAACATGTCGAACCCGCGCAGCGCATCGAGCGCCAGCAGGCGGTTTGGCGAAACAGCGGATGATACCTTCATGGTGCAGCGGCAGCGAACAACCGGCGGAGCGCCGGCAAAAAGGGAAATTCCACCGCGGCCTTCGTCGGTTTCGCCGCGCGCTCCAGCAACCCCTTCGCGCGCGCCGCGTCTTCGGGTGTCAGATGCTTCTGATGCACCAGCGCCACGATCGCCAACTGCGCAGACTCCGTCAGTTCGGCCAGCAGACGCGCCGTATCCAGCCGACCTTGCGCAATCTCTCCGCTCGCCGGCATCGCTGCCGCGCGTCGCGCCGCACCGTGCCAAGCTTCGAGTTGGTCGGTGATTGACTCCGCCCCCGGCACACGCGCGTCCGCGGACCGCGCCAGCCAGTCGTCGAGCTTCGCCGCGAATTCCCGCGCCAGCCGGCTCTCCGAGTGCGCCCAGTCCGCGAGCTCATTCAGCGGATAATCCAAACCTCCCTTTTGAATCTGGCCGCGCCGATAGCGCTTCACCGGCTCGACGGCCGACGCCAGCACGCGCAACGCCGCCGCCTCTTCCGGCGAAAATCCCTCGAACCGCGGCCACGCGTGGTGTTGCACGCCGGTTTCGACCAACCACTCATCGACGCGAGCGAGCCGCCGATACATGTCCGCGACGTCGCGCACCTCGCGCGGCGACCACAACCGCTCCGCCACGGCCGCTGCACGCGGCCAAATCCGAAAATCGTAGATCCGCGCGTCCGCCCACTCGCTCCACATCGGCGCTTCGCCGCCGAGCACGCGCGCTGCTTGTTCCGGCGTGAGCTTCGAGTCGGCGGGCAACGGGTCCGCCGCGTAGGCATCGGCCGCCGGATAATGCAGATCGAGATAATACCCCGCCGACAAAATCCCCGCGAAACCCTGCTGCGCTGCCTGCGCGAGCGACTCCGGCCCGCGCCATGAGTGCACCACCGCACTCCGCGGGAAATCCGGGTGCAGCACCTCGTCCCAGCCGACGAGCCGCTTGCCGAGAGGCGTCATCATCGCGGCGAGCTTCTGGTTGAACCACGCGTGCAGCGCCTCGTTCGTCGCGAAGCCGTGCCCCTTCTTGAACGCCGCGATGCGCTCGCTCGCGTTCCAGTCCTTGCCGTTGTTCTCGTCGCCGCCGATGTGGAAAAATTCGTCGGGAAACAGCGCCGCCATCTCCGCGAAGAACGAGCCGAGCAACGCATCGGTCTCCAGCTTCGTCGGGTCCATCACCGGATTGAGCACGCCCCAATTCTTCGCGACCGTGTAATTCCTCGGCACGCTCGCGATCTCCGGATGCGACGCCAGCCACGCCGTCGCGTGACCCGGCACATCGAACTCCGGCACCACGCGGATGCCGCGCTCGGCCGCCGCCGCGATGATCGCGCGAATCTGCTCCTGCGTGAGCACGCCGCTGTCCGCGCTCACCGCGTGCAATTCCGGGTGCCGCTTGCTCTCGATGCGGAAGCCCTGGTCGTCGGTCAGGTGCAAGTGCAG
This window of the Candidatus Didemnitutus sp. genome carries:
- a CDS encoding DUF5009 domain-containing protein — protein: MKVSSAVSPNRLLALDALRGFDMFWIVGADAIGGALHHLRGGPVLHAVAEQLDHVAWEGFHAYDLIFPLFVFMVGAAIPLSLDKLVAAGGRTEALRRIARRTVVLFLLGLFYYGGIASEPRLLGVLQRIALCYGATSVLYLWLRPRGLAVVGAALLVGYWALLTFVPVPGFGAGDFREGHNLTNWIDAHWLPLRKWNGDHDPEGLLSTLPAIATCLLGLFASKWITDASRSARVRVGGLAGAGVVLVALGWLWGMQFPVIKNLWTSSFVLVAGGWSLLLLAAFYQVVDVWRVQGWARPFMWVGANSLLIYLVSNVVDFAALSARFAGGPIAAWLDAQWAGLGGLVLALVGAGLAIGFCGWLYRREIFLRI
- a CDS encoding RNA polymerase sigma-70 factor — its product is MPDHLATFTASRRLLFDLAYRMLGRVVEAEDVVQDTWLRWQKQDLAAVTSPKAWLVATATRLAIDRLRSARHTREEYYGVWLPEPLVESSAPSPVDSAALADSLTMAFMVLLERLSPDERAVFLLREVFDRDYAEIAGIVAKTESACRQIVSRARASLRGATPPPAAPDERAARIVRQFFTAVSTGQTGELLALLQADAVLYSDGGGRVRSAGRPIRSADRISRLFAGLRARFPDYARAEFDFRTINGRPGALMLNAGRLLNVYSLDLDGDRIRTIYLVRNPDKLRHLVGSAHA
- a CDS encoding family 20 glycosylhydrolase, coding for MKRLLTALFLSGCLAMTSNAAPAANLMPWPAHVEWRDGTLAIDATFRVRIAGHDDARLRAGIGRALDRLEKRVGINVGPRVVASGGALVVTCDSAGSALPKLGDDESYTLDVRASGAELRAPNVVGVLRGLETFLQLVEKRADGSFAAASVKIDDAPRFPWRGLMIDVARHFQPPEVIFRNLDAMAAVKMNVLHLHLTDDQGFRIESKRHPELHAVSADSGVLTQEQIRAIIAAAAERGIRVVPEFDVPGHATAWLASHPEIASVPRNYTVAKNWGVLNPVMDPTKLETDALLGSFFAEMAALFPDEFFHIGGDENNGKDWNASERIAAFKKGHGFATNEALHAWFNQKLAAMMTPLGKRLVGWDEVLHPDFPRSAVVHSWRGPESLAQAAQQGFAGILSAGYYLDLHYPAADAYAADPLPADSKLTPEQAARVLGGEAPMWSEWADARIYDFRIWPRAAAVAERLWSPREVRDVADMYRRLARVDEWLVETGVQHHAWPRFEGFSPEEAAALRVLASAVEPVKRYRRGQIQKGGLDYPLNELADWAHSESRLAREFAAKLDDWLARSADARVPGAESITDQLEAWHGAARRAAAMPASGEIAQGRLDTARLLAELTESAQLAIVALVHQKHLTPEDAARAKGLLERAAKPTKAAVEFPFLPALRRLFAAAAP
- a CDS encoding carboxymuconolactone decarboxylase family protein: MKSTDSSTTSPAAAPRVNYRQVAPAAVAAMLVVQRAVNESGLEHSLLELVKLRASQINGCAYCLDLHWRDAKKAGETDERLYLLGTWEESPGYTERERAALRWTEALTRLSSGHVSDATFAAARAHFTEPELVQLTLAIVVINGWNRFSVGFKVPPRAEF